In Variovorax paradoxus, a single genomic region encodes these proteins:
- a CDS encoding HutD/Ves family protein yields MSGPQRFSRTSLPAMPWKNGGGTTQEIVSWPQGAGLDSFGWRVSIATIAAAGPFSVFAGVDRSITLLEGDGVRLFTHDGRIDHRLDVPHQPFAFSGDEAIDCTLFGGASNDFNVMTRRGQWRADVRVLASAAAIEAAPHGVLLALRGAWRLNDEACREGEGLRWADAAQAWQAMPEGADARLLAVRILPA; encoded by the coding sequence ATGAGTGGCCCGCAGCGCTTCTCGCGCACCTCGCTCCCCGCCATGCCCTGGAAAAACGGCGGCGGCACCACGCAGGAAATCGTCAGCTGGCCGCAGGGCGCGGGGCTCGACAGCTTCGGCTGGCGCGTGAGCATCGCGACCATCGCGGCGGCCGGGCCGTTCTCGGTGTTCGCGGGCGTGGACCGCAGCATCACGCTGCTGGAAGGCGACGGCGTGCGGCTCTTCACGCACGACGGGCGCATCGATCACCGGCTCGACGTACCGCACCAGCCCTTTGCCTTCAGCGGCGACGAGGCCATCGACTGCACGCTGTTCGGTGGTGCGTCGAACGACTTCAACGTGATGACGCGCCGCGGTCAGTGGCGTGCCGACGTGCGCGTGCTGGCCAGTGCCGCGGCCATCGAGGCCGCGCCGCACGGCGTGCTGCTGGCGCTGCGAGGCGCGTGGCGATTGAACGATGAGGCCTGCCGCGAAGGCGAAGGCCTGCGGTGGGCCGACGCGGCACAGGCTTGGCAGGCGATGCCCGAGGGCGCCGACGCACGGCTGCTCGCGGTTCGCATCCTGCCGGCCTGA
- the hutC gene encoding histidine utilization repressor — protein MKRDLPTLALYAQVKDHISRKIQDGTWPPGHRLPSEHELVAQFGMARMTVNRALRELVEQGRIVRVAGVGSFVAENKPQSTLLQIANIASEIRQRGHDYRCEMIEVERLAASPDVAAWLDMRAGTSVFHSVCLHLENGTPVQLEERYVNPQVVPDYLDQDFTAMPPSEYLVRNVPFDQIEHVVDAVLPNAEQAGRLAMAPTDPCLLLTRRTWIRNTPVTWVRCLHPASRYSLGSRFKADGNPSFG, from the coding sequence ATGAAACGCGACCTGCCGACCCTCGCGCTCTACGCGCAAGTCAAGGATCACATCTCCAGGAAGATCCAGGACGGCACGTGGCCGCCCGGCCACCGGCTGCCTTCGGAGCATGAGCTGGTGGCCCAGTTCGGCATGGCGCGCATGACGGTGAACCGCGCGCTGCGCGAGCTGGTGGAGCAGGGGCGCATCGTGCGCGTGGCGGGCGTCGGCAGCTTCGTGGCCGAGAACAAGCCGCAATCGACGCTGCTGCAGATCGCCAACATTGCGAGCGAGATCCGCCAGCGCGGGCACGACTACCGCTGCGAAATGATCGAGGTCGAGCGCCTCGCCGCTTCGCCCGACGTGGCCGCATGGCTCGACATGCGCGCCGGCACCTCGGTGTTCCACAGCGTGTGCCTGCACCTGGAGAACGGCACGCCCGTGCAGCTCGAGGAGCGCTACGTCAACCCGCAGGTCGTGCCCGACTACCTCGACCAGGACTTCACCGCCATGCCGCCCAGCGAGTACCTGGTGCGCAATGTGCCCTTCGACCAGATCGAACACGTCGTCGACGCCGTATTGCCCAACGCCGAACAGGCCGGCCGGCTCGCGATGGCACCCACCGACCCTTGCCTGCTGCTGACGCGCCGCACCTGGATTCGCAACACGCCCGTGACCTGGGTGCGCTGCCTGCATCCCGCCTCGCGCTACAGCCTGGGCAGCCGCTTCAAAGCCGACGGCAACCCGAGCTTCGGGTAG
- the hutH gene encoding histidine ammonia-lyase: MPSNHTAKPEATLTLTPGKVDLAMLRHIQAGGVQLALDASVRDGMARAEAAVRHIVENDQVVYGINTGFGKLASTRIGNDHLAELQRNLVLSHSVGTGEPLTAPVVRMILATKAVSLARGHSGVRPALVDALLALFNAGVTPSIPCKGSVGASGDLAPLAHMACVLIGEGEATLADGKKVSGAEAMRSIGLEPFVLGPKEGLALLNGTQVSTALALAGLFGAEDVFASALMSGALSLEAIQGSIKPFDARIHAARGQPGQIAVAGAVRTLLEGSEIVPSHADCGRVQDPYSVRCIPQVMGACLDNLAHAARVLVIEANAASDNPLVFTDTGEVISGGNFHAEPVAFAADIIALAVSEVGAIAERRLALLLDSGLSGLPPFLVRDGGLNSGFMIAQVTAAALASENKSLAHPASVDSLPTSANQEDHVSMATFAARRLGDMVNNTAVVVGIEAMAAAQGIELKRKLKSSPLVEAEFAGIRQKVAFLETDRYLAPDIEAMRLWALKAELPAALLDILPSHS, from the coding sequence ATGCCAAGCAATCACACCGCCAAACCCGAAGCCACTTTGACCCTCACGCCCGGCAAGGTCGATCTTGCGATGCTGCGCCACATCCAGGCCGGCGGCGTGCAACTCGCGCTCGATGCGTCGGTGCGTGACGGCATGGCGCGTGCCGAGGCGGCCGTGCGCCACATCGTGGAAAACGACCAGGTCGTCTACGGCATCAACACCGGCTTCGGCAAGCTCGCGAGCACGCGCATCGGCAACGACCACCTGGCCGAGCTGCAGCGCAACCTGGTGCTGTCGCACAGCGTGGGCACGGGCGAGCCGCTGACCGCGCCGGTCGTGCGCATGATCCTCGCGACCAAGGCGGTGAGCCTGGCGCGCGGCCATTCGGGCGTGCGGCCGGCGCTGGTCGATGCGCTGCTGGCCCTGTTCAACGCCGGCGTCACACCGAGCATTCCGTGCAAGGGCTCGGTCGGCGCATCGGGCGACCTGGCGCCGCTCGCGCACATGGCCTGCGTGCTGATCGGCGAAGGCGAAGCAACGCTGGCCGACGGCAAGAAGGTCAGCGGCGCGGAAGCCATGCGCAGCATCGGCCTCGAACCCTTCGTGCTCGGACCCAAGGAAGGCCTGGCGCTGCTCAACGGCACGCAGGTATCGACCGCGCTGGCGCTGGCGGGCCTGTTCGGCGCGGAAGACGTGTTCGCCTCGGCGCTGATGTCGGGCGCGCTGTCGCTCGAAGCCATTCAAGGCTCGATCAAGCCCTTCGACGCACGCATCCACGCCGCGCGCGGCCAGCCGGGCCAGATCGCCGTGGCGGGCGCGGTGCGCACGCTGCTCGAAGGCAGCGAGATCGTGCCTTCGCACGCCGACTGCGGCCGCGTGCAGGACCCGTATTCGGTGCGCTGCATCCCGCAGGTGATGGGCGCCTGCCTCGACAACCTCGCGCACGCCGCGCGCGTGCTGGTGATCGAGGCCAATGCCGCATCGGACAACCCGCTGGTCTTCACCGACACGGGCGAGGTTATCTCGGGCGGCAACTTCCACGCCGAGCCCGTCGCCTTCGCGGCCGACATCATTGCGCTGGCCGTGAGCGAAGTCGGCGCCATCGCCGAGCGCCGCCTCGCGCTGCTGCTCGACAGCGGCCTGTCGGGCCTGCCGCCGTTCCTGGTGCGCGACGGCGGCCTGAACTCCGGTTTCATGATCGCGCAGGTCACGGCCGCCGCGCTCGCGTCGGAGAACAAATCGCTCGCGCACCCCGCCAGCGTCGACAGCCTGCCCACCTCGGCCAACCAGGAAGACCATGTGTCGATGGCCACCTTCGCGGCGCGCCGCCTGGGCGACATGGTCAACAACACGGCCGTGGTCGTCGGCATCGAAGCCATGGCCGCCGCCCAGGGCATCGAACTCAAGCGCAAGCTGAAAAGCTCGCCGCTGGTCGAAGCCGAATTCGCCGGCATCCGCCAGAAGGTCGCCTTCCTCGAGACCGACCGCTACCTCGCACCGGACATCGAAGCCATGCGCCTGTGGGCGCTGAAGGCCGAGCTGCCGGCCGCTCTGCTCGACATCCTGCCCAGCCACTCGTAA
- a CDS encoding ABC transporter substrate-binding protein encodes MVKKTVVVKVASLLAAGACAAGMAGTAAAQETKIALGMSGWTGFAPLSLADKAGIFKKNGLDVELKMIPQKDRHLALASGAIQCAATTVETHVAWNANGVPIVQIFQMDKSYGADGLAVRGDVSKFSDLKGKTIGVDAPGTAPYFGLAWMLSKNGMTLKDVKTTTLSPQASAQAFVAGQNDAAMTYEPYLSTVRANPAAGKILATTLDYPMVMDTVGCAPTWLKANAKAAAALTKSYFDALDMIKAEPEKSNELMGSAVKQSGEQFAKSSAFLRWQDKAANQKFFAGELTSFMKEAAPILLEAGVIRKAPEDLSVTFDASFVK; translated from the coding sequence ATGGTCAAGAAGACGGTAGTTGTGAAAGTCGCTTCGCTGCTGGCAGCAGGTGCATGTGCGGCGGGCATGGCCGGAACGGCCGCCGCCCAGGAAACGAAGATTGCGCTCGGCATGTCCGGCTGGACCGGCTTCGCGCCGCTCTCGCTGGCCGACAAGGCCGGCATCTTCAAGAAGAACGGGCTGGACGTCGAACTCAAGATGATTCCGCAGAAGGACCGCCACCTGGCGCTGGCCTCCGGCGCCATCCAGTGCGCGGCCACCACGGTTGAGACGCACGTGGCCTGGAACGCCAACGGCGTGCCCATCGTGCAGATCTTCCAGATGGACAAGTCCTACGGCGCCGACGGCCTCGCGGTGCGCGGCGACGTGAGCAAGTTTTCCGACCTCAAGGGCAAGACCATCGGCGTCGACGCCCCCGGCACCGCCCCGTACTTCGGCCTGGCCTGGATGCTCAGCAAGAACGGCATGACGCTGAAGGACGTGAAGACCACCACGCTGTCGCCGCAGGCCTCGGCCCAGGCTTTCGTGGCCGGCCAGAACGACGCCGCCATGACCTACGAGCCGTATCTGTCGACCGTGCGCGCCAACCCCGCCGCCGGCAAGATCCTGGCCACCACGCTCGACTATCCGATGGTGATGGACACCGTCGGCTGCGCGCCCACCTGGCTCAAGGCCAACGCCAAGGCCGCCGCCGCGCTCACCAAGTCGTACTTCGACGCGCTCGACATGATCAAGGCCGAGCCCGAGAAGTCGAACGAGCTCATGGGCTCGGCCGTCAAGCAGAGCGGCGAGCAGTTCGCCAAATCGTCGGCTTTCCTGCGCTGGCAGGACAAGGCCGCCAACCAGAAGTTCTTTGCCGGCGAACTCACCAGCTTCATGAAGGAGGCCGCGCCCATCCTTCTGGAAGCCGGCGTGATCCGCAAGGCGCCTGAAGACCTGTCCGTGACCTTCGATGCAAGCTTCGTCAAGTAA
- a CDS encoding transporter substrate-binding domain-containing protein — MNTRRTLVAAALSGFAFFGLAGMAQAQGEPLRVATDATFPPMEFVENGKRTGFDVELVEAIGKTLGRKIEWIDIDFKGLVPGLISKRFDMAVSGIYITDERKKVVDFTVPYYAGGLVVMVKDGNTAIKTPADINGKKVSVQVGTKSVSYTKEKFPQVQLMEVEKNQEMFNLVDIGRADAAVTGKPAAYQYVRTRGGLKVLPEQITTEEYGMAIRKDTPELTKAVNGAIEKLKADGTYDQIVKKWFSANAK, encoded by the coding sequence ATGAACACCCGCCGCACCCTCGTCGCCGCCGCACTTTCCGGCTTTGCCTTCTTCGGCCTCGCCGGCATGGCGCAAGCCCAGGGCGAGCCGCTGCGCGTTGCCACCGACGCCACCTTCCCGCCGATGGAGTTCGTGGAAAACGGCAAGCGCACCGGCTTCGACGTGGAACTGGTCGAGGCCATCGGCAAGACGCTGGGCCGCAAGATCGAGTGGATCGACATCGACTTCAAGGGCCTGGTGCCCGGCCTGATTTCGAAGCGCTTCGACATGGCCGTCTCGGGCATCTACATCACCGACGAGCGCAAGAAGGTCGTCGACTTCACCGTGCCGTATTACGCCGGCGGCCTCGTGGTGATGGTGAAGGACGGCAACACGGCCATCAAGACGCCGGCCGACATCAACGGCAAGAAGGTCAGCGTGCAGGTGGGCACCAAGTCGGTGAGCTACACCAAGGAGAAATTCCCGCAGGTGCAGCTGATGGAAGTCGAGAAGAACCAGGAGATGTTCAACCTCGTCGACATCGGCCGCGCCGACGCCGCCGTCACCGGCAAGCCCGCCGCCTACCAGTACGTGCGCACGCGCGGCGGCCTGAAGGTGCTGCCCGAGCAGATCACCACCGAGGAATACGGCATGGCCATCCGCAAGGACACGCCCGAACTGACCAAGGCGGTGAACGGCGCCATCGAGAAGCTCAAGGCCGACGGCACCTACGACCAGATCGTGAAGAAGTGGTTCAGCGCCAACGCCAAGTAA
- a CDS encoding amino acid ABC transporter permease, which yields MDLDFSPVWQGWPDLLRGALVTVEITACALALGCVLGLLVGIGRLNPKRRWIYGACTAYVAAIRGTPLLVQLFILFFGLPHFGILLPAFLCGVLGLGVYSGAYVSEIVRGAIQSIDKGQTMAAQSLGMTPGVAMRQIVLPQAVVRMIPPLGNEFIALIKNSALVSLLTIHDVMHEGQKIISVSYRSLEVYLAIAVVYFVLTGTMTLILRHFEQKLRQGGLMR from the coding sequence ATGGATCTCGATTTCTCGCCCGTCTGGCAGGGCTGGCCCGACCTGCTGCGCGGCGCGCTGGTCACGGTGGAGATCACCGCCTGCGCGCTGGCCCTGGGCTGCGTGCTGGGCCTCCTGGTCGGCATCGGCCGGCTGAACCCGAAGCGGCGCTGGATCTACGGCGCGTGCACCGCCTACGTGGCGGCCATTCGCGGCACGCCGCTGCTGGTGCAGCTGTTCATTCTGTTCTTCGGCCTGCCGCACTTCGGCATCTTGCTGCCGGCCTTCCTGTGCGGCGTGCTCGGGCTCGGCGTGTATTCGGGCGCGTACGTGTCGGAGATCGTGCGTGGCGCGATCCAGTCGATCGACAAGGGCCAGACGATGGCGGCGCAATCGCTGGGCATGACGCCCGGCGTCGCCATGCGCCAGATCGTGCTGCCGCAGGCGGTGGTGCGCATGATTCCGCCGCTAGGCAACGAGTTCATCGCGCTGATCAAGAACTCGGCGCTGGTGTCTCTCCTGACCATCCACGACGTGATGCACGAAGGACAGAAGATCATCAGCGTGTCTTACCGGTCGCTGGAGGTGTACCTCGCGATTGCGGTGGTGTACTTCGTGCTCACGGGCACGATGACGCTGATCCTGAGGCACTTCGAGCAGAAGCTGCGGCAAGGCGGGTTGATGCGATGA
- a CDS encoding ABC transporter permease → MQASSSKAMPQMTQVPSAAAVAAPAVVVPARRRALAPLEPIGTRARVLLGLAFFVVFVLVWAIATLGGFVPPTFLASPPTMVKEGWLLFTEYGFIGDIGMTVWRVFGGFLLAAVFAVPLGIAMGTWKTVEAFFEPFVSFCRYLPASAFIPLLILWAGLGEMQKLLVIFIGSFFQIVLMVAVTVGGARRDLVEAAYTLGANSRGIVARVLIPGAAPGIAETLRLVLGWAWTYVIVAELIGSSSGIGHMITDSQALLNTGQIIFGIIVIGVIGLLSDFAFKALNRRLFAWAAL, encoded by the coding sequence ATGCAAGCTTCGTCAAGTAAGGCCATGCCGCAGATGACGCAGGTGCCGTCCGCCGCGGCGGTGGCGGCGCCGGCTGTCGTCGTGCCCGCGCGCCGCCGCGCGCTCGCGCCGCTCGAGCCCATCGGCACACGTGCGCGCGTGCTGCTGGGGCTCGCGTTCTTCGTCGTCTTCGTGCTAGTGTGGGCCATCGCCACGCTCGGCGGCTTCGTGCCGCCGACCTTCCTGGCCAGCCCGCCGACCATGGTCAAGGAAGGCTGGCTGCTCTTCACCGAGTACGGCTTCATCGGCGACATCGGCATGACCGTGTGGCGCGTGTTCGGCGGCTTCCTGCTGGCGGCCGTGTTCGCGGTGCCGCTGGGCATCGCTATGGGCACATGGAAGACGGTGGAAGCCTTCTTCGAGCCCTTCGTCTCGTTCTGCCGCTACCTGCCGGCCTCGGCCTTCATTCCGCTGCTGATCCTGTGGGCGGGCCTGGGCGAAATGCAGAAGCTGCTGGTGATCTTCATCGGCTCCTTCTTCCAGATCGTGCTGATGGTGGCCGTCACCGTGGGCGGCGCGCGGCGCGACCTCGTGGAGGCGGCCTACACGCTGGGCGCCAACAGCCGCGGCATCGTGGCGCGCGTGCTCATTCCGGGCGCGGCGCCGGGCATCGCCGAAACGTTGCGCCTGGTGCTGGGCTGGGCGTGGACGTACGTGATCGTGGCGGAGCTGATCGGCTCCTCGTCGGGCATCGGCCACATGATCACCGACAGCCAAGCGCTCCTGAACACCGGCCAGATCATCTTCGGGATCATCGTGATCGGCGTCATCGGCCTGCTGTCCGACTTCGCCTTCAAGGCATTGAACCGCCGTCTGTTTGCATGGGCCGCACTGTGA
- a CDS encoding ABC transporter ATP-binding protein: protein MGRTVKNQLSIQGVSRVFTGAKGQRTQALQPIDFEVKENDFVTILGPSGCGKSTLLRIVAGLDFPTTGQVLLDGRRIEGPGADRGVVFQSYTLFPWLTVAQNIRFGLRERGMSEADQKERSEFFIAKVGLRGFEHHFPKQLSGGMQQRTAIARALANDPKMLLLDEPFGALDNQTRVLMQELLLGIWESAQKTVLFVTHDIDEAIFMANRVAVFSARPGRIKTEIAVDFPHPRSYTIKTSPEFMEIKARLTEEIRAESMAAAEH, encoded by the coding sequence ATGGGCCGCACTGTGAAGAACCAACTTTCCATCCAGGGCGTCTCGCGCGTCTTCACCGGCGCCAAGGGCCAGCGCACGCAGGCGCTGCAGCCGATCGACTTCGAGGTGAAGGAGAACGACTTCGTCACCATCCTCGGCCCCTCGGGCTGCGGCAAGTCGACGCTGCTGCGCATCGTGGCGGGGCTCGACTTCCCGACCACCGGCCAGGTGCTGCTCGACGGCCGGCGCATCGAGGGCCCCGGCGCCGACCGCGGCGTGGTGTTCCAGAGCTACACGCTCTTTCCTTGGCTCACGGTGGCGCAGAACATCCGCTTCGGCCTGCGCGAGCGCGGCATGAGCGAGGCAGACCAGAAGGAGCGCAGCGAGTTCTTCATCGCCAAGGTCGGCCTTCGCGGCTTCGAGCATCACTTTCCGAAGCAGCTCTCGGGCGGCATGCAGCAGCGCACGGCCATTGCGCGCGCGCTGGCCAACGACCCCAAGATGCTGCTGCTCGACGAGCCCTTCGGCGCGCTCGACAACCAGACCCGCGTGCTCATGCAGGAACTGCTGCTGGGCATCTGGGAATCGGCGCAGAAGACGGTGCTGTTCGTCACGCACGACATCGACGAGGCCATCTTCATGGCCAACCGCGTGGCGGTGTTCAGCGCGCGGCCGGGTCGCATCAAGACCGAGATCGCGGTCGACTTTCCGCATCCGCGCAGCTACACGATCAAGACTTCGCCGGAGTTCATGGAAATCAAGGCGCGGCTGACGGAAGAGATCCGCGCCGAGTCGATGGCGGCGGCGGAGCATTGA
- a CDS encoding IclR family transcriptional regulator, producing the protein MTTLPTDAPAHNDRALFVLSVLAQSKAAMTAAELVQATGLSQSTLYRQIAMLRRWGFVMESDGRYSPGPVSVQLASGFDGNSDLVMAARADMRALAQQSHESVALVTAVNDRVVCLEMIDSEHSLRCSFDRGRSVPASDGASAKCLLAHLPLDQRDALLDGLDESPERRAARAAELDAIRQAGHAVTHGEVDAGVWGASAPVLASGRRLRGAITLMAPLTRVEGMEAAFVHMTVVTAARISRALQ; encoded by the coding sequence ATGACGACGCTCCCGACCGACGCCCCCGCCCACAACGACCGCGCGCTCTTCGTGCTGTCGGTGCTGGCGCAAAGCAAGGCGGCGATGACGGCGGCAGAACTGGTGCAGGCCACCGGCCTGTCGCAGAGCACGCTGTACCGGCAGATCGCCATGCTGCGGCGCTGGGGCTTCGTGATGGAGTCCGACGGGCGCTATTCGCCGGGCCCGGTGAGCGTGCAGCTCGCCAGCGGCTTCGACGGCAACTCCGACCTCGTCATGGCGGCCCGCGCCGACATGCGCGCGCTGGCCCAGCAGAGCCATGAAAGCGTGGCGCTGGTCACGGCAGTCAACGACCGCGTGGTGTGCCTCGAAATGATCGACAGCGAGCATTCGTTGCGCTGCTCGTTCGACCGGGGCCGCAGCGTGCCGGCCAGCGACGGTGCCAGCGCCAAGTGCCTGCTGGCCCATTTGCCGCTCGACCAGCGCGATGCCCTGCTCGACGGCCTGGACGAAAGCCCCGAGCGCCGCGCGGCGCGCGCCGCCGAACTCGATGCGATCCGCCAGGCCGGTCATGCCGTGACCCACGGCGAGGTCGATGCCGGCGTCTGGGGCGCGAGCGCGCCGGTGCTGGCTTCGGGCCGGCGCCTGCGCGGCGCGATCACGCTCATGGCGCCGCTCACGCGCGTCGAGGGCATGGAAGCTGCATTCGTCCACATGACCGTCGTCACGGCGGCCCGCATCTCGCGCGCCCTGCAGTAG
- a CDS encoding phytanoyl-CoA dioxygenase family protein gives MAQVPDARELQRRVQERVDDALVARFQRDGAVCIRQLLTQDELALLRDGIEANLAAPSPRAKVASRPDDPGRFFEDFCNWQDIDAFRRFIFEAPLAQLAQRLMGSNSVRLYHDHLLVKEPGTRQRTPWHQDQPYYNIEGEQNISMWIPVDPVSRAATLEFVAGSHKGPWLMPRTFMDNHAKWFPEGSLEDLPDIEGARERFPIVGWNIEPGDFVCFHMLTLHAAAGVEGPNRRRVFSVRFLGDDIRHAPRSWKTSPDFPGLADTLPAGAPMDDARFPLLVG, from the coding sequence ATGGCGCAGGTTCCTGATGCCCGGGAACTTCAGCGTCGCGTGCAGGAACGCGTGGACGATGCGCTCGTCGCGCGGTTCCAGCGCGACGGCGCGGTCTGCATCCGCCAGTTGCTGACGCAAGACGAACTGGCGCTGCTGCGCGATGGCATCGAAGCCAATCTCGCCGCGCCCAGCCCGCGCGCCAAGGTGGCGAGCCGGCCCGACGACCCGGGCCGCTTCTTCGAGGACTTCTGCAACTGGCAGGACATCGACGCCTTCCGCCGCTTCATCTTCGAGGCGCCGCTGGCGCAACTGGCGCAGCGGCTCATGGGCTCGAACAGCGTGCGGCTGTACCACGACCACCTGCTCGTGAAGGAGCCCGGCACGCGCCAGCGCACACCGTGGCATCAGGACCAGCCGTACTACAACATCGAGGGCGAGCAGAACATCAGCATGTGGATTCCGGTCGATCCGGTGTCGCGCGCCGCCACGCTCGAGTTCGTGGCCGGCTCCCACAAGGGGCCGTGGCTGATGCCGCGCACCTTCATGGACAACCACGCCAAGTGGTTCCCCGAAGGCAGCCTCGAAGACCTGCCCGACATCGAAGGCGCGCGCGAGCGCTTTCCCATCGTGGGCTGGAACATCGAACCGGGCGATTTCGTCTGCTTCCACATGCTCACGCTGCATGCGGCGGCCGGCGTGGAGGGGCCGAACCGGCGCCGCGTGTTCTCGGTGCGCTTCCTGGGCGACGACATCCGCCACGCGCCGCGCAGCTGGAAGACCTCGCCCGATTTCCCCGGGCTGGCGGACACGCTGCCGGCCGGCGCGCCCATGGACGACGCGCGCTTTCCGCTGCTGGTGGGTTAA
- the hutU gene encoding urocanate hydratase: protein MNDHYKFALNNPDAADPRHDPTRVIRAPRGSELNCKSWLTEAPFRMLQNNLDAEVAERPQDLVVYGGIGRAARNWACYDQILASLKELNDDETLLIQSGKPVGVFKTHENAPRVLLANSNLVPKWANWEHFNELDRQGLFMYGQMTAGSWIYIGSQGIVQGTFETFVEAGRQHYNNSLAGKWILTAGLGGMGGAQPLAATLAGAVSLNIECQQSSIDFRLRTRYVDKQARDIDHAFELIKQHCDAKEAVSIALLGNAADILPELVKRAKAGGLKPDLVTDQTSAHDLINGYLPSGWSVPQWQAAMKDASQHDALKKAAAKSCAVHVQAMLDFQAMGIPTVDYGNNIRQVAFDEGVKNAFDFPGFVPAYIRPLFCEGKGPFRWVALSGDPEDIYKTDAKIKELFPENKHTHRWLDMARERISFQGLPARICWLGLGERHIAGLAFNEMVKNGELKAPIVIGRDHLDTGSVASPNRETEAMKDGTDAVSDWPLLNALLNTAGGATWVSLHHGGGVGMGYSQHSGVVIVCDGTDAAAKRIERVLWNDPATGVMRHADAGYDIAVATAKKQGLKLPMVK from the coding sequence GTGAACGATCACTATAAATTCGCCCTGAACAACCCCGACGCTGCCGACCCGCGCCACGACCCGACGCGCGTGATCCGCGCCCCGCGCGGCAGCGAGCTCAACTGCAAGAGCTGGCTCACCGAAGCCCCCTTCCGCATGCTGCAGAACAACCTCGACGCCGAGGTGGCCGAGCGTCCGCAAGACCTGGTGGTGTACGGCGGCATCGGCCGTGCCGCGCGCAACTGGGCCTGCTACGACCAGATCCTCGCGTCGCTGAAGGAACTGAACGACGACGAGACGCTGCTGATTCAATCGGGCAAGCCCGTGGGCGTGTTCAAGACGCACGAGAACGCACCGCGCGTGCTGCTGGCCAACTCGAACCTCGTGCCGAAGTGGGCCAACTGGGAGCACTTCAACGAACTCGACCGCCAGGGCCTCTTCATGTACGGCCAGATGACGGCCGGCAGCTGGATCTACATCGGCAGCCAGGGCATCGTGCAGGGCACCTTCGAGACCTTCGTGGAAGCCGGCCGCCAGCACTACAACAACAGCCTCGCGGGCAAGTGGATCCTCACGGCCGGCCTGGGCGGCATGGGCGGCGCGCAGCCCCTGGCGGCCACGCTGGCCGGCGCGGTGTCGCTGAACATCGAGTGCCAGCAGTCGAGCATCGACTTCCGCCTGCGCACACGCTACGTCGACAAGCAGGCGCGCGACATCGACCATGCCTTCGAGCTCATCAAGCAGCATTGCGACGCGAAGGAAGCCGTGTCGATCGCGCTGCTGGGCAATGCGGCGGACATCCTGCCCGAGCTGGTCAAGCGCGCGAAGGCCGGTGGGCTGAAGCCCGACCTCGTGACCGACCAGACCTCCGCGCACGACCTGATCAACGGCTACCTGCCTTCGGGCTGGAGCGTGCCGCAGTGGCAAGCCGCCATGAAGGACGCCTCGCAGCACGACGCGCTCAAGAAGGCCGCCGCCAAATCGTGCGCCGTGCACGTGCAGGCCATGCTCGACTTCCAGGCCATGGGCATCCCCACGGTCGACTACGGCAACAACATCCGCCAGGTGGCCTTCGACGAGGGCGTGAAGAACGCCTTCGACTTCCCGGGCTTCGTGCCGGCCTACATCCGCCCGCTGTTCTGCGAAGGCAAGGGCCCGTTCCGCTGGGTGGCGCTGTCGGGCGACCCGGAGGACATCTACAAGACCGACGCCAAGATCAAGGAGCTGTTCCCCGAGAACAAGCACACGCACCGCTGGCTCGACATGGCGCGCGAGCGCATCAGCTTCCAGGGCCTGCCGGCGCGCATCTGCTGGCTGGGCCTGGGCGAGCGCCACATCGCGGGCCTGGCCTTCAACGAGATGGTGAAGAACGGCGAGCTGAAGGCGCCCATCGTCATCGGCCGCGACCACCTGGACACCGGTTCGGTGGCCAGCCCCAACCGCGAGACCGAGGCCATGAAGGACGGCACCGATGCCGTCTCCGACTGGCCGCTGCTCAACGCGCTGCTCAACACCGCGGGCGGCGCCACCTGGGTCAGCCTGCACCACGGTGGCGGCGTGGGCATGGGCTATTCGCAGCACTCGGGCGTGGTGATCGTGTGCGACGGCACCGACGCCGCGGCCAAGCGCATCGAGCGCGTGCTGTGGAACGACCCGGCCACCGGCGTCATGCGCCATGCCGACGCGGGCTACGACATCGCCGTCGCCACCGCGAAGAAGCAAGGGCTCAAGCTGCCGATGGTGAAGTGA